A region of Planococcus sp. MSAK28401 DNA encodes the following proteins:
- the prmC gene encoding peptide chain release factor N(5)-glutamine methyltransferase produces the protein MNKVETLTPVEFVYEALEQATSYLKQYGREETPARILLQHELGVDYSGLVAAMRDKIEDRHFEAYWANVEELVEGVPVQHLTGIEQFYGRTFHVSPAVLIPRPETEELIEETLKLKRELFGTEEVQAADIGTGSGVIAITLKCELPEAEVMATDISEEALFMAERNAKTLSADVHFTKGDLAAPLAGRKWDIILSNPPYIAHHEAPGLSDTVREFEPHEALFADSNGLAAYETLAGQVPELISRPGIIGLEIGTSQGAAVTELFQKALPEARVYCKKDINKHDRMVFCILE, from the coding sequence ATGAACAAAGTTGAAACCTTAACGCCAGTGGAATTCGTCTATGAAGCCTTGGAGCAAGCGACAAGCTATTTAAAACAATACGGCCGTGAAGAAACGCCGGCCCGCATTTTGTTGCAGCATGAATTGGGAGTGGATTATTCTGGTTTGGTCGCGGCAATGCGCGATAAAATCGAAGATCGCCATTTCGAAGCCTATTGGGCCAATGTCGAAGAATTAGTCGAAGGCGTGCCTGTCCAGCATTTGACGGGCATTGAACAATTTTACGGCAGAACTTTTCACGTATCGCCAGCCGTCCTTATTCCACGCCCTGAGACAGAAGAGCTGATTGAAGAAACCCTGAAGTTGAAACGTGAGCTATTCGGCACAGAAGAAGTGCAGGCAGCGGATATCGGAACAGGCAGTGGAGTGATTGCGATTACCTTAAAATGCGAATTGCCGGAAGCGGAAGTGATGGCGACGGATATTTCCGAAGAAGCCTTGTTTATGGCGGAACGCAATGCTAAAACTTTAAGCGCCGATGTCCATTTCACAAAAGGGGACCTAGCAGCACCGCTTGCGGGGAGAAAATGGGATATCATCCTGTCCAACCCACCGTACATCGCTCATCATGAAGCGCCAGGCTTGTCCGATACGGTTCGCGAATTCGAGCCGCATGAAGCGTTGTTCGCAGACAGCAACGGGCTAGCCGCATATGAAACCTTGGCCGGGCAAGTGCCGGAATTAATCAGCCGCCCTGGCATCATCGGGCTTGAAATTGGCACTAGCCAAGGCGCTGCTGTAACGGAATTGTTCCAAAAAGCTTTGCCTGAAGCGCGTGTCTACTGCAAAAAAGATATCAACAAACACGACCGCATGGTATTTTGTATTTTAGAGTAA
- a CDS encoding low molecular weight protein arginine phosphatase, whose product MKILFVCTGNTCRSPMAEAIVHTRNIVGMEARSAGIYAGQAPLSANAQKVLSEQSIEFDHISKPLDPRDVEWAELILTMTYSHKMALMQYYPEVATKLHTVKEFAEGSSGDVSDPYGGSLADYRKTYQELEQLIDKMAKQLDIT is encoded by the coding sequence ATGAAGATTTTATTCGTCTGCACGGGAAATACGTGCCGCAGCCCGATGGCGGAAGCGATTGTGCATACCCGTAACATCGTGGGAATGGAAGCCCGCTCGGCCGGGATCTATGCGGGGCAAGCGCCGCTGTCAGCCAATGCACAGAAAGTATTGAGCGAGCAGTCCATCGAATTCGATCATATCTCGAAGCCGCTCGACCCGCGCGATGTGGAATGGGCGGAGCTGATCTTGACGATGACTTATTCGCATAAAATGGCACTCATGCAATACTATCCAGAAGTAGCGACAAAGCTGCACACGGTGAAGGAATTTGCGGAAGGCTCGAGCGGCGATGTCAGCGATCCTTACGGAGGTTCCTTGGCGGATTACCGCAAGACTTATCAAGAGCTGGAACAATTGATCGACAAGATGGCAAAGCAATTAGACATCACGTAA
- a CDS encoding bifunctional diguanylate cyclase/phosphodiesterase gives MHQYEIQEDRKVIIDWLRRLGIEFHTSFVVVNPEISDHPIAYANEAFFEMTGYSEKEVIGKNGKFLHGTKTDADIGIKIREATASAKHGVFEIVNYRKDGTPFWNEITVQPLAFPEKSLRYILMLQRDISDRRRAETLIDLQKETYKGIEKGHMLGMLLQNICETAESFFLDDSHCTVLLVDEAKRFQVGAAKSMPEEFTVGMRGLEVSADVSPCGAAYLRQEPVIVEDAAQDALLSGQQDVLDRFGIKAIWSVPIFNGKEEAIGTFGIYFPEVYKPSHKDLVFMEEIASIVSLAVKFSRQQEEILRLAYIDEESGLPNRHYFRTELKELVKDGKEGFVAFISADEFIKISDQYGHRAGNDLCRELGRRLVLAGGAGEKMVARFSDSRLSLYSAIPLTRAPEFLEDILSSLREPVSIGEMDLFLTVKVGVAIVTPAQQNAEELVRCADSALSKAKERTGEAVCYFENEQDELMMRDLRVANALTVALKRKEISVFLQPKVALESREILGFEALARWKSPELGDISPAIFIPAAEKNGKIRQLEQHVIEQVLSWLEKRQEQGLELRQVAINISAEHFFHHSFVPHLVDETKKFGVDPKWIQLEITERIGVVDIDTAGTVFDQLKQYGFATSIDDFGTGYSSLSYLQKLPVEEIKIDRSFVSNMEEHGARAVIRTIIQLANNLGLRAVAEGVETEDDRTQLLEMGCTIAQGFLFHRPMPIDEAHLL, from the coding sequence ATGCATCAATATGAAATCCAGGAAGACCGGAAAGTGATTATAGATTGGCTGCGCCGTCTCGGGATTGAATTCCACACGAGCTTTGTCGTCGTGAACCCGGAAATTTCCGATCATCCAATCGCCTATGCAAATGAAGCGTTTTTTGAAATGACCGGGTATAGCGAAAAGGAAGTTATCGGGAAAAACGGTAAATTCCTCCACGGGACGAAAACCGATGCCGATATCGGCATTAAGATTCGAGAGGCCACTGCATCGGCTAAGCACGGCGTTTTTGAAATCGTCAATTACCGAAAAGACGGCACGCCTTTCTGGAACGAAATCACCGTCCAACCCTTGGCGTTTCCGGAAAAATCATTGCGTTATATCCTGATGCTGCAACGGGATATCAGCGACCGCCGGCGGGCAGAAACCTTGATTGATTTGCAGAAAGAAACGTATAAAGGCATTGAAAAAGGGCATATGCTCGGAATGCTCCTGCAGAATATCTGTGAAACGGCTGAATCGTTTTTCCTCGACGATTCACACTGCACCGTCCTATTGGTGGACGAGGCGAAACGTTTTCAGGTGGGAGCGGCGAAATCGATGCCGGAAGAATTCACAGTCGGGATGCGCGGTTTAGAAGTATCAGCCGATGTGAGCCCTTGCGGAGCAGCATATCTTCGCCAAGAGCCGGTCATTGTGGAGGACGCAGCACAGGATGCGCTTCTAAGTGGCCAGCAAGACGTTCTCGACCGTTTCGGAATCAAAGCGATTTGGTCTGTGCCGATTTTTAACGGCAAGGAAGAAGCAATCGGCACATTCGGGATTTACTTTCCGGAAGTCTATAAGCCTTCGCACAAAGATCTGGTCTTTATGGAGGAAATTGCGTCGATTGTTTCGTTGGCAGTGAAGTTCTCGCGCCAACAGGAAGAGATCTTGCGCCTTGCCTATATCGATGAGGAATCAGGGCTGCCGAATCGCCACTATTTCCGCACCGAACTGAAAGAGCTAGTGAAAGATGGCAAAGAAGGTTTTGTCGCGTTCATCTCGGCAGACGAATTCATTAAAATCAGTGATCAATACGGCCACCGGGCAGGCAATGATCTGTGCCGGGAGCTTGGCCGCCGTCTTGTGCTGGCAGGAGGCGCCGGCGAAAAAATGGTCGCGCGCTTTTCCGACTCGAGACTGTCACTCTACAGCGCCATTCCATTAACACGCGCGCCTGAGTTTCTCGAGGATATTTTAAGCAGCCTGCGGGAGCCGGTGTCGATCGGCGAGATGGATTTGTTCTTAACGGTCAAAGTTGGGGTAGCAATTGTGACGCCTGCCCAGCAGAATGCAGAAGAGCTGGTCCGCTGTGCTGACAGTGCTTTATCGAAAGCGAAAGAACGCACCGGCGAGGCGGTCTGCTATTTTGAAAATGAACAAGACGAATTGATGATGCGCGATTTGCGAGTTGCCAATGCATTGACGGTGGCGCTTAAACGAAAAGAAATCAGTGTCTTCCTGCAGCCGAAAGTGGCGCTCGAAAGCCGCGAGATCCTCGGCTTTGAGGCGTTGGCACGTTGGAAGTCGCCGGAACTTGGGGATATTTCGCCCGCTATTTTCATTCCCGCTGCGGAGAAGAACGGCAAGATCCGCCAGCTGGAGCAGCACGTCATCGAGCAGGTCTTGTCTTGGCTGGAAAAGCGTCAAGAGCAAGGGCTGGAGCTGCGCCAAGTGGCGATCAACATTTCAGCAGAACATTTCTTTCATCATTCCTTCGTGCCGCATTTAGTGGATGAAACGAAAAAATTCGGCGTGGATCCAAAATGGATTCAACTGGAGATCACTGAGCGCATCGGCGTTGTCGATATCGATACAGCCGGCACGGTGTTCGATCAGCTGAAACAATATGGCTTTGCGACATCCATCGATGATTTCGGGACAGGCTATTCATCGCTCAGCTATCTTCAGAAGCTGCCTGTCGAAGAAATCAAGATTGACCGTTCCTTTGTGTCCAATATGGAGGAACACGGTGCGCGTGCCGTTATCCGGACCATCATCCAGCTAGCGAATAATTTAGGGCTGCGGGCAGTCGCGGAAGGCGTCGAAACTGAAGACGACCGGACGCAATTGCTTGAGATGGGCTGCACCATCGCCCAAGGCTTTTTATTCCACCGGCCGATGCCGATTGATGAAGCACATCTACTCTAA
- the upp gene encoding uracil phosphoribosyltransferase, translated as MGKVFVFDHPLIQHKLTYIRDKSTGTKEFRELVDEISTLMAFEITRELPLQEIDVETPVQVAKSNVLAGKKLGIVPILRAGIGMVDGVLKLIPAAKVGHIGLYRDPETLQPVEYYFKMPSDVSERELIVVDPMLATGGSAIEAVNSLKKRGATKIKFMCIIAAPEGVEALQKAHPDVDIYIAALDEKLNEKGYIVPGLGDAGDRLFGTK; from the coding sequence GTGGGAAAAGTATTCGTTTTTGATCATCCGTTAATTCAGCATAAACTGACGTATATCCGCGACAAATCGACTGGAACAAAAGAATTCCGTGAATTGGTTGATGAGATTTCAACCTTGATGGCCTTTGAAATCACACGCGAGCTTCCGCTTCAGGAAATCGATGTGGAAACGCCGGTGCAAGTTGCCAAATCAAATGTCTTGGCCGGGAAAAAATTGGGCATCGTTCCGATCTTGCGCGCAGGAATTGGAATGGTTGATGGTGTCTTGAAATTGATTCCAGCGGCAAAGGTTGGCCATATCGGCTTGTACCGTGATCCGGAAACTTTACAGCCTGTGGAATACTACTTTAAAATGCCTTCAGATGTCTCTGAACGCGAATTGATTGTCGTCGATCCGATGCTTGCGACAGGCGGCTCTGCAATTGAAGCGGTCAACTCGTTGAAAAAGCGCGGTGCGACGAAAATTAAGTTCATGTGCATCATCGCGGCTCCAGAAGGTGTGGAAGCTTTGCAAAAAGCACATCCGGATGTCGACATCTATATCGCGGCACTCGATGAGAAGCTCAACGAAAAAGGTTACATCGTGCCTGGCCTCGGCGATGCCGGAGATCGCTTGTTCGGAACAAAATAA
- the rpiB gene encoding ribose 5-phosphate isomerase B → MRIAISSDHGGNNLRKEIVNLLNELGIEYKDFGPQTDDSVDYPDYAQPVAEGVASGEFDKGILICGTGIGMSISANKVKGIRCALVHDVFSAKATREHNDSNILAMGERVIGPGLAQEIAKTWLTTDFEGGRHQNRVQKISALEN, encoded by the coding sequence ATGAGAATAGCAATTTCATCAGACCACGGCGGCAATAATCTGCGCAAGGAGATTGTCAATCTATTGAACGAGCTAGGCATTGAATACAAAGACTTCGGACCGCAAACGGACGACTCTGTCGACTACCCGGATTATGCACAACCGGTAGCGGAAGGTGTCGCCAGCGGAGAATTTGATAAAGGGATTTTGATTTGCGGCACAGGGATCGGCATGTCGATTTCCGCCAATAAAGTAAAAGGCATCCGTTGCGCGCTTGTACATGATGTATTCAGCGCAAAAGCGACGCGCGAGCACAACGATTCGAATATCTTGGCGATGGGCGAACGTGTCATCGGGCCAGGGCTCGCGCAAGAAATTGCGAAAACATGGCTAACGACTGATTTTGAAGGCGGCCGCCACCAAAACCGCGTACAGAAAATCAGCGCACTCGAAAACTAA
- the glyA gene encoding serine hydroxymethyltransferase produces MELIKAQDQAVYEAMNAEKERQEANIELIASENFVSQAVMDAQGSVLTNKYAEGYPGKRYYGGCEFVDVVENIARDRLKEIFGAEHANVQPHSGSQANMAVYTAMLEQGDTVLGMNLNHGGHLTHGSKVNFSGMQYNFVEYGVDKDTQLLDYEAVRQSALEHKPKMIVAGASAYSRTLDFAKFREIADEVGAYLMVDMAHIAGLVATGAHPNPVPHAHFVTSTTHKTLRGPRGGLILCKEEFAKKIDKIIFPGIQGGPLMHVIAAKAVAFGEAQEPEFKDYIDQVVKNANVLADSLTAEGVDIVSGGTDNHLLLLDLRSLNLTGKVAEHVLDEVGITTNKNTIPFDPESPFVTSGIRLGTAAVTSRGFKEEEMKEIASIMALLLKNPEDEAVKKEAADRTAKLTAAHPLYK; encoded by the coding sequence ATGGAATTGATTAAGGCGCAGGATCAGGCAGTATATGAAGCAATGAACGCGGAAAAAGAACGCCAAGAAGCGAATATCGAATTGATCGCATCGGAAAACTTTGTATCCCAGGCAGTTATGGATGCACAAGGGTCCGTGTTGACCAATAAATACGCAGAAGGCTATCCGGGCAAACGCTATTACGGCGGTTGTGAATTTGTAGATGTAGTGGAAAATATCGCACGCGACCGCTTGAAAGAAATTTTCGGCGCAGAGCATGCAAACGTTCAGCCACACTCCGGTTCACAGGCGAATATGGCTGTCTACACAGCGATGCTTGAACAAGGCGATACCGTCCTTGGCATGAACTTGAACCATGGCGGACATTTGACACACGGCAGCAAAGTCAACTTCAGCGGCATGCAGTACAATTTCGTCGAATACGGCGTTGATAAAGATACGCAGTTGCTCGATTACGAAGCGGTTCGCCAGTCAGCTCTTGAGCATAAGCCGAAAATGATCGTTGCCGGCGCAAGTGCATATTCCCGCACATTGGATTTCGCGAAATTCCGCGAAATCGCTGATGAAGTCGGTGCGTACTTGATGGTCGACATGGCTCATATTGCAGGGCTTGTCGCAACCGGTGCCCATCCGAACCCAGTGCCTCATGCACATTTTGTTACTTCCACTACCCATAAAACATTGCGCGGCCCACGCGGCGGCTTGATTCTTTGCAAAGAAGAGTTTGCGAAAAAGATCGACAAAATCATTTTCCCTGGCATCCAGGGCGGCCCGTTAATGCACGTCATTGCGGCAAAGGCGGTCGCTTTCGGCGAAGCGCAAGAGCCAGAATTCAAAGATTACATCGACCAGGTCGTCAAAAACGCGAATGTCTTGGCTGATAGCTTAACGGCTGAAGGCGTCGATATCGTTTCCGGCGGCACAGACAACCACTTATTGCTGCTCGATCTCCGTTCACTTAACTTGACGGGCAAAGTAGCGGAACATGTGTTGGACGAAGTCGGCATCACGACCAATAAAAATACTATCCCGTTCGATCCGGAAAGCCCGTTTGTTACATCCGGCATCCGTCTCGGAACAGCAGCCGTCACATCCCGCGGTTTCAAAGAAGAAGAAATGAAAGAAATTGCTTCCATCATGGCGCTTCTATTGAAAAACCCGGAAGACGAAGCTGTGAAGAAGGAAGCGGCTGACCGTACAGCGAAATTAACAGCTGCCCATCCTTTGTACAAATAA
- a CDS encoding TIGR01440 family protein codes for MQSLWQLQLEEVLSELEQQIAFKEGQLFVVGCSTSEVAGERIGTGGGLDIAESLFEPLRVFVERHGLFLVFQGCEHINRALTIERAAAERYGLEPVSVVPVAKAGGSMSAYAFMNMSDPVVVEEIAAHAGVDIGQTMIGMHLKRVAVPVRTSVKLIGEAIVSSATTRPKLIGGVRASYDRQVLQSREGKTDGID; via the coding sequence ATGCAAAGCTTATGGCAGTTGCAGCTTGAAGAGGTTCTCAGCGAATTGGAGCAACAGATTGCATTCAAGGAAGGCCAATTATTCGTCGTCGGCTGTTCGACTTCTGAAGTCGCCGGCGAGCGCATCGGTACAGGCGGCGGGCTTGATATTGCAGAAAGCCTGTTCGAACCGCTGCGCGTGTTTGTGGAACGGCACGGATTGTTTCTGGTGTTTCAAGGCTGTGAGCATATTAACCGCGCGCTGACCATTGAGCGGGCAGCTGCCGAACGCTATGGCTTGGAGCCGGTATCGGTAGTGCCGGTGGCAAAAGCCGGCGGGTCGATGAGTGCTTACGCCTTCATGAATATGAGTGACCCGGTCGTCGTCGAGGAAATTGCTGCCCACGCCGGAGTGGACATCGGGCAGACGATGATCGGCATGCATTTAAAAAGAGTCGCCGTTCCGGTGCGGACTTCTGTTAAACTAATAGGGGAAGCGATCGTATCAAGTGCGACGACACGTCCGAAATTGATCGGCGGTGTCCGTGCGAGCTATGATCGACAGGTTCTTCAATCACGGGAGGGAAAGACAGATGGAATTGATTAA
- a CDS encoding L-threonylcarbamoyladenylate synthase, whose translation METKTILVDEHVNKDESYTQAVDYIRGGEVVAFPTETVYGLGADAMNATAVDKIFGAKGRPTDNPLIVHVDSKETALKYVEDVPEKALQCMDAFWPGALTLIMQAKPDTFASNVTAGLPTVGIRVPNHPVALNLLKRLKQPVAAPSANTSGKPSPTLAEHVYFDMNTKIPLILDGGPTQVGIESTVLDMTSAPPVILRPGQVTKEQLEEVIGTVRLSSETKGNTPKSPGMKYAHYAPAAPLYLIEHNSKLIEKAIDHIHGKKKKIAVLSREDFETADYCFPLAVDKLYDSLRRCDQTDADLILACVLPENEDAALMNRLEKAADHKWFS comes from the coding sequence GTGGAAACGAAAACAATTCTTGTGGATGAACATGTGAACAAAGATGAAAGTTATACACAAGCTGTGGATTATATCCGGGGAGGGGAGGTCGTCGCATTCCCGACCGAAACCGTTTATGGCCTTGGGGCGGATGCAATGAACGCGACCGCTGTCGACAAAATTTTCGGAGCGAAAGGCCGCCCGACCGACAATCCATTGATTGTTCATGTGGATTCCAAAGAAACTGCCTTAAAGTATGTTGAAGATGTTCCTGAAAAAGCCTTGCAATGCATGGATGCTTTTTGGCCAGGGGCACTGACTTTGATCATGCAGGCAAAACCGGACACCTTTGCTTCTAATGTAACAGCAGGCTTGCCGACGGTAGGCATTCGCGTACCGAACCATCCGGTTGCATTGAATTTATTAAAGCGCCTGAAGCAGCCAGTTGCAGCGCCGAGCGCCAATACGAGCGGAAAACCGAGCCCGACTTTGGCAGAGCATGTCTATTTCGATATGAACACCAAGATTCCGCTTATTTTGGACGGTGGGCCGACACAAGTTGGCATCGAATCGACAGTGCTCGACATGACGAGCGCACCGCCAGTTATCTTGCGTCCTGGACAAGTGACGAAAGAACAATTGGAAGAAGTAATCGGGACTGTCCGCTTGTCTTCCGAGACAAAAGGCAATACACCGAAATCACCTGGCATGAAGTATGCCCACTATGCACCGGCTGCCCCGCTTTATTTGATCGAGCACAATAGCAAGCTCATCGAAAAAGCGATCGATCATATTCACGGCAAGAAGAAAAAAATCGCTGTGCTGAGCCGCGAGGATTTCGAGACAGCGGATTATTGCTTCCCGCTTGCTGTGGATAAGTTATACGACAGCTTGCGCAGATGTGACCAAACAGATGCTGATTTGATCCTGGCGTGCGTGTTGCCGGAAAATGAAGACGCTGCCCTGATGAACCGCCTGGAAAAAGCAGCGGACCATAAATGGTTCAGCTGA